The Neorhizobium sp. NCHU2750 genome has a window encoding:
- the repC gene encoding plasmid replication protein RepC — translation MRTGQVTTPFGRRPMTLALVKGQLQTPAGQASRPVEKWKVFRDIAEARQLLGLQDRALAVLDALLTFYPSNELSSEDKLVVFPSNAQLSVRAHGIAGTTLRRHLAALVEAGLIHRRDSPNGKRYAHRGQGGEIEDAFGFDLEPLLLRAAELAALAQQVAAERIRFKRAKEALTLCRRDIRKLLTAAMEEGAEGDWGQMEEIYVSLIARLPRAPSRENVEATLDEMAMLREEIVNRLEMQVKTQKTDGNDGQNGRHIQNSNPESIHDLEPSSEKEQEAKPEPTKVLQSETLKAFPLSMVLRACPQIGDYAVGGAISHWREFMAAAVVVRSVLGVSPSAYQDACEIMGPENAAVAMACILERAGHINSPGGYLRDLTSKARRGEFSLGPMLMALMRANGNGTRLAG, via the coding sequence ATGCGAACTGGACAAGTCACGACGCCTTTCGGGCGGCGGCCGATGACGCTTGCCCTGGTCAAAGGGCAGCTTCAAACGCCTGCCGGCCAGGCGAGCCGTCCCGTCGAGAAATGGAAAGTGTTCCGCGATATCGCGGAAGCGCGTCAGCTGCTTGGTCTTCAAGACCGTGCGCTTGCGGTTCTCGACGCGCTCCTGACCTTCTATCCGAGTAATGAATTGTCATCAGAAGACAAGCTGGTGGTGTTTCCGTCGAACGCGCAGCTTTCCGTGCGTGCCCATGGCATTGCCGGCACGACGCTGCGGCGCCACCTCGCAGCACTGGTCGAGGCGGGGCTGATCCATCGCCGCGATAGCCCGAACGGCAAGCGCTATGCCCATCGCGGACAGGGCGGCGAGATCGAGGATGCGTTCGGTTTCGATCTTGAACCGCTATTGCTGCGCGCTGCGGAACTGGCAGCCCTTGCCCAGCAGGTGGCGGCCGAGCGGATCCGGTTCAAGCGGGCCAAGGAAGCACTCACTCTGTGCCGCCGCGATATTCGCAAGTTGCTGACGGCCGCCATGGAAGAGGGCGCCGAGGGAGATTGGGGCCAGATGGAAGAGATCTATGTGTCGCTGATCGCCCGCCTGCCACGCGCGCCAAGCCGTGAAAATGTCGAAGCGACACTCGACGAAATGGCGATGCTGCGCGAAGAGATCGTCAATCGATTGGAAATGCAGGTAAAAACACAAAAAACAGACGGCAATGATGGCCAAAATGGGCGTCACATACAGAATTCAAATCCCGAATCCATCCATGATCTTGAACCCAGCTCCGAAAAAGAGCAGGAGGCGAAACCAGAGCCAACCAAGGTGCTGCAGAGCGAGACGCTGAAGGCATTTCCGCTCAGCATGGTGCTGAGGGCCTGCCCGCAGATCGGTGATTATGCGGTGGGCGGCGCGATTTCCCATTGGCGCGAATTCATGGCGGCCGCCGTTGTCGTTCGATCGGTGCTGGGCGTTAGCCCGTCGGCCTATCAGGATGCCTGCGAGATCATGGGGCCTGAAAATGCGGCGGTTGCGATGGCTTGCATCCTGGAGCGGGCGGGACACATCAATTCGCCCGGCGGCTATCTGCGCGATCTGACATCGAAGGCGCGGCGCGGCGAATTCTCGCTCGGTCCGATGCTGATGGCACTGATGCGGGCCAATGGCAATGGAACCCGGCTGGCCGGATAG